From one Rhopalosiphum padi isolate XX-2018 chromosome 2, ASM2088224v1, whole genome shotgun sequence genomic stretch:
- the LOC132919579 gene encoding palmitoyl-protein thioesterase 1, protein MYRIEIFSHTLISIFLTILICTNRINTGSPPVVLWHGMGDSCCNPLSLGRIVKVLQKNLGTDSYVKSLQIGKSFEQDVKNSFFMNINLQVKDACKQISTDQKLTSGYNAIGFSQGAQFLRAVAQRCPNPPMLNLISIGGQHQGVFGMPRCLYSSHKWCEYIRLVLNKEAYAKWVQDSLVQAEYWHDPIKELDYIKGSNFLADINNERVINTNYRENLLKLKNFVMVMFTNDTMVIPKESEWFTFYSPGQDKEIMPLENSVVYLTDRLGLKVLEESGRLHFLSVPGNHLQFSEEWFLNEIVNKYLK, encoded by the exons ATGTATCGAATTGAAATTTTTTCACACactttaatttctatttttttaacaattttgatttgtaCTAATCGAATCAATACGGGTTCGCCCCCAGTCGTATTATGGCATGGAATGG gtgatAGTTGCTGTAACCCATTAAGTCTTGGAAGAATTGTTAAGGTTTTACAGAAAAACTTGGGAACAGATTCTTATGTGAAGTCGTTACAAATTGGAAAATCTTTTGAACAG gatgtAAAGAACAGTTTTTTCATGAATATTAACCTTCAAGTTAAAGATGCTTGTAAGCAAATATCTACAGATCAAAAGTTGACCAGTGGTTATAATGCGATTGGATTTTCACAAGGAGcccaattttt gaGAGCAGTTGCTCAAAGATGTCCTAATCCTCCAATGTTAAATCTTATATCTATTGGCGGCCAACATCAAGGAGTTTTTGGTATGCCAAGATGTCTTTATTCTAGTCATAAATGGTGTGAATATATAAGATTAGTTTTGAACAAAGAAGCTTAtgcaaa atggGTTCAAGATTCATTAGTTCAAGCTGAATATTGGCATGATCCAATTAAAGAATTAGATTACATAAAGGGTAGCAATTTTTTAGCTGACATTAACAACGAACGcgttattaatactaattatcgagaaaatttacttaaattaaaaaactttgtcATGGTGATGTTTACAAATGATACAATGGTTATTCCAAAAGAAAGTGAATGGTTTACATTTTACTCACCAGGTCAAGATAAAGAAATTATGCCACTTGAAAATTCTGTAGTTTATCTTACA GATCGACTGGGTTTAAAAGTATTAGAAGAAAGTGGAAGATTACATTTTTTGTCAGTTCCTGGTAATCACCTTCAGTTTTCTGAAGAAtggtttttaaatgaaattgtaaataaatatcttaaataa